The window TTCATAACCCTCTTATCTGCATTTTCTCAGCAAGTCTGTCTATTTCCTCTCCCCTCATTGCCTCTCCAAGTCCTTTAGAAACATTTGCAACAACGCTTGCATCCCGCCAATTATTTACCGCTTCAACTATAGCCATTGCATAAGCCCTTGGATTTGATGATTTAAATATTCCTGAGCCAACAAAGACACCATCTGCCCCAAGATGCATCATCAAGGCTGCGTCTGCTGGCGTGGCTATGCCGCCCGCGGCAAAATTCACAACTGGAAGTCTGCCGAGCTTTTTTATTTCATTTAGAATTTCATAAATTCCTTTTTTGATTTCCTCAAGAGTATATCCTTCATATATTTCAACATCTCCATAGCTTATGCCATCCTTCGCAACTTCCTCGCCGAGCTTAAGGTAAGCAAGCGAATATTTTTCAGCGAGAGATGAAATTTCTTCTTTTCCCATCCTCTTTAATTTATTTATTGAAAAATTTATTATCCTCATGTGCTTCACTGCTTCAACAACATTTCCAGTGCCAGCTTCCCCTTTTGTTCTTATCATTGCAGCTCCTTCCCATATTCTCCTGCAAGCCTCGCCAAGGCTTCTTGCTCCGCAGACAAAAGGCACTTTAAATTTTCTTTTATCTATATGGAAGAAATTATCCGCGGGTGTTAAAACCTCGCTTTCATCAATCATATCAACACCTATTGCTTCGAGAGCGTTTGCCTCCATTATATGCCCTATTCTGCACTTTGCCATTACTGGAATTGTTACTGCATCCATTATTTCCTCTATTTTTTGCGGATCAGCCATTCTTGCAACCCCT of the Thermoplasmatales archaeon genome contains:
- the pdxS gene encoding pyridoxal 5'-phosphate synthase lyase subunit PdxS → MEKLRFGSELVKRGFAKMQKGGVIMDVTNAEQAMIAEEAGAVAVMALHKVPADIRASGGVARMADPQKIEEIMDAVTIPVMAKCRIGHIMEANALEAIGVDMIDESEVLTPADNFFHIDKRKFKVPFVCGARSLGEACRRIWEGAAMIRTKGEAGTGNVVEAVKHMRIINFSINKLKRMGKEEISSLAEKYSLAYLKLGEEVAKDGISYGDVEIYEGYTLEEIKKGIYEILNEIKKLGRLPVVNFAAGGIATPADAALMMHLGADGVFVGSGIFKSSNPRAYAMAIVEAVNNWRDASVVANVSKGLGEAMRGEEIDRLAEKMQIRGL